Proteins from one Mercurialis annua linkage group LG7, ddMerAnnu1.2, whole genome shotgun sequence genomic window:
- the LOC126657235 gene encoding probable terpene synthase 13, with the protein MAHCGAIAGWPEDDAIQSNPEGKMMQSIGFFSLSHTLTEMSLYSNSILSSFLFPYPKKQVSKTVKFSHIALKSTFSPENLTINHENTLISIPSNQLLFVIAERDTTHDDFSIENEKKIRACKHMLMKVHEDEVLGMIDAIQRLGIEYHFEDEIDSILQRQNKFYHQTNDLRNLALRFRLLRQHGYYVSSGVFDKLKDKEKFDQKLSDDIKVLMELYEASQLSIKGEDLVDEIGDYSYQLLNAWMITCVDNSQAKLVQNTLDHPHHKSFARFMAQNYMVGTNENGWMKELQELARFDFRMVRSKYQEEVLQISRWWEDLGISEELKFARNQPLKWHIWSMATLTNPSLSEQRIDLTKSISFIYMIDDIFDVHGTLDELILFTNVVDRWDIDAAERLPNYMRICFNALHNITNEIANKVYEKHGRNPIESLRKSWNNLCKAFLVEARWFACGRVPNAEEYLENGIVSSSVYVMLVHVFYLLGQRVTPKAVELIDDNPIIMSSAAIIFRLWDDLGSAKDEDQDGNDGSYVEYYMKENAGCSLENAKKHVTKMISDAWKILNQECLLQDQFSPTFKKSCLNLARMVPLMYNYDDHQRLPLLEHHVKSLFSMAEP; encoded by the exons ATGGCTCATTGCGGAGCCATTGCGGGCTG GCCTGAAGATGATGCTATTCAGTCCAATCCTGAAGGGAAGATGATGCAGAGCATAGGATTCTTTT CTCTCTCTCATACACTTACAGAAATGTCTTTGTATTCGAATTCAATCCTTAGTTCATTTCTTTTTCCTTATCCTAAAAAACAAGTTTCAAAAACCGTGAAGTTTAGCCACATTGCTCTTAAGTCTACCTTTAGTCCTGAAAATTTGACGATTAATCATGAAAATACTTTAATTTCTATTCCATCAAATCAACTTCTCTTTGTAATTGCTGAACGTGACACCACTCAC GATGATTTTAGCATTGAGAATGAGAAAAAGATTAGGGCATGCAAGCATATGCTAATGAAAGTCCACGAAGATGAAGTTTTGGGCATGATCGATGCTATCCAACGCCTTGGTATTGAGTATCATTTTGAAGATGAGATTGATTCAATTTTACAaaggcaaaataaattttatcatcaaACAAATGATCTTCGTAATCTTGCCCTTCGATTTCGACTCTTGAGACAACATGGCTACTATGTGTCTTCCG GAGTGTTTGATAAGCTCAAAGACAAAGAAAAGTTCGATCAAAAACTCAGTGATGACATTAAAGTATTAATGGAATTATATGAAGCTTCACAACTGAGTATTAAAGGAGAAGATTTGGTTGATGAAATTGGAGACTACAGTTACCAGCTTCTAAATGCATGGATGATCACATGTGTGGATAATTCTCAAGCTAAACTTGTACAGAATACACTGGATCACCCGCATCACAAAAGCTTCGCTAGATTTATGGCACAAAACTACATGGTGGGAACTAATGAAAATGGGTGGATGAAAGAATTGCAAGAACTTGCTAGATTTGATTTTAGAATGGTTCGATCAAAATACCAAGAAGAAGTTCTACAAATATCAAG GTGGTGGGAAGACCTAGGTATATCCGAAGAGCTGAAATTTGCAAGAAACCAGCCACTTAAATGGCACATATGGTCCATGGCAACTCTTACGAATCCAAGCTTGTCGGAACAAAGAATCGATCTCACAAAGTCTATATCTTTCATCTACATGATTGATGATATTTTTGATGTTCATGGCACGCTTGATGAACTCATATTATTCACAAATGTTGTCGATAG ATGGGACATCGATGCGGCAGAAAGACTACCAAACTACATGAGAATATGCTTTAATGCGCTCCACAACATCACAAATGAAATTGCCAACAAGGTCTATGAAAAGCATGGCCGGAATCCGATAGAATCGCTACGAAAATCG TGGAATAATTTGTGCAAGGCGTTTTTAGTAGAAGCAAGATGGTTTGCTTGTGGCAGAGTGCCAAATGCTGAAGAATATTTGGAAAATGGAATAGTGAGTTCAAGTGTATATGTGATGCTAGTTCATGTTTTCTATTTACTGGGTCAAAGGGTGACTCCGAAAGCTGTGGAATTGATCGACGATAATCCAATCATAATGTCTTCTGCAGCTATAATTTTTCGGCTTTGGGATGATTTGGGCAGTGCTAAG GATGAAGATCAGGACGGTAATGATGGATCATACGTGGAATATTACATGAAAGAAAACGCAGGATGTTCATTAGAAAATGCAAAAAAACATGTTACTAAGATGATTTCAGACGCATGGAAAATATTGAACCAAGAATGTCTATTGCAAGATCAATTTTCACCAACTTTTAAAAAGTCATGCCTGAATCTTGCAAGAATGGTTCCTCTGATGTACAACTATGATGACCATCAACGCCTTCCCCTTCTTGAACATCATGTCAAGTCTCTTTTTTCAATGGCGGAACCATAA